In Dehalococcoidia bacterium, one genomic interval encodes:
- a CDS encoding ABC transporter permease yields MRAYIIGRLLLFIPIVLVVSFIIFGLVSLMPGDAIDAMLAMSGAEEQLDRAMVERALGLDAPFLVRYGRWMGVVPQEGGNFSGIFQGDLGITWRERIPLVERIAKAFPVTLELGLMGIIIAQLIALPIGVYSALRQDKWGDYIGRSFAIGCVSFPSFWLGTMIIVYPSIWWGYMPPIMLIHLTEDPIGNLQMFIVPALLLGMALGGMTMRMMRTMMLEVLRQDYIRTAWAKGLKERVVILRHALKNALIPVITVIGFQVPILIGGTVIIEEIFCLPGMGRLLISGVNFRDQPLVSGVLVVFSVVMVLTNLMVDLTYGYLDPRIRYK; encoded by the coding sequence ATGCGAGCTTATATAATTGGAAGATTGTTGCTATTTATACCCATCGTGCTTGTGGTCAGTTTCATAATTTTTGGTCTAGTATCCCTCATGCCGGGCGATGCTATAGACGCAATGTTGGCCATGTCTGGAGCCGAGGAACAACTCGACAGAGCTATGGTGGAACGCGCCCTAGGGCTGGATGCACCATTCCTCGTCCGGTACGGACGCTGGATGGGAGTTGTTCCCCAGGAGGGTGGCAATTTCAGTGGTATTTTTCAAGGCGACCTTGGGATTACTTGGCGGGAAAGGATACCCTTGGTCGAACGGATAGCCAAAGCATTTCCAGTAACCCTTGAACTTGGCCTCATGGGTATAATAATAGCTCAGCTAATAGCCTTACCTATAGGTGTATATTCAGCGTTACGGCAGGATAAATGGGGTGACTATATAGGCCGTAGCTTTGCCATAGGGTGTGTCTCTTTCCCTAGCTTCTGGTTGGGGACGATGATAATAGTCTACCCCTCAATATGGTGGGGCTACATGCCACCCATAATGCTTATCCATTTAACTGAGGACCCAATAGGTAACCTGCAAATGTTCATAGTGCCAGCTCTCCTTCTGGGCATGGCCCTAGGGGGAATGACCATGAGGATGATGCGCACCATGATGCTGGAGGTGCTGAGGCAGGACTATATCAGGACGGCCTGGGCAAAGGGACTCAAAGAAAGAGTGGTCATCCTAAGGCATGCCCTGAAGAATGCGCTAATCCCGGTAATTACCGTCATAGGATTTCAGGTACCCATCCTCATTGGGGGCACGGTTATTATAGAGGAGATATTTTGTCTGCCCGGGATGGGCCGCCTACTAATATCTGGCGTCAACTTTAGAGACCAGCCGCTAGTTAGTGGAGTATTAGTCGTTTTTTCAGTCGTCATGGTGCTAACCAATCTAATGGTTGACCTAACCTACGGCTATCTAGACCCCAGGATTCGTTATAAATAG
- a CDS encoding ABC transporter permease, with amino-acid sequence MADNSSGRVAETKRHSAPVGFLIRLVKEKPLGTAGGIITLLLLVTGIFAEFLAPYGMNQSFEGYFLTPPSAKFWLGTDNVGRDILSRVIYGARISVIVGLATATLATIMSVIIGIMSGYIGGKVDMIGQRFVDAVMCIPALPLLMVVVSVTGVGLWQVIVSLGVYWGIVGSRHVRSFVIGIKENAYVEAARAIGCPTSRILTRHILPNTMAPTIILFSARVPNAILTEASLSFLGFGIPPPQPSWGGMLSGGGRQYMPVQPGMALWPGFALALVVYGVNLFGDAVRDLLDPRLRGGVGRYGVRKPKKSKKGDAAYGTKL; translated from the coding sequence ATGGCCGATAACTCATCAGGGAGAGTAGCCGAGACAAAGAGACACTCCGCGCCGGTCGGTTTCTTGATAAGGCTGGTAAAAGAAAAGCCGCTGGGTACGGCGGGTGGGATTATCACCCTGCTCCTGCTTGTCACTGGCATTTTTGCCGAGTTCCTCGCCCCCTATGGCATGAACCAGAGTTTTGAAGGATATTTCCTGACTCCGCCATCAGCCAAATTCTGGCTGGGCACAGATAACGTCGGGCGAGACATACTCTCTCGTGTCATCTATGGGGCTCGTATCTCGGTGATTGTAGGTTTGGCTACTGCTACTCTAGCTACGATTATGTCTGTGATTATAGGTATTATGTCCGGGTACATCGGCGGCAAGGTTGACATGATAGGGCAGAGGTTCGTTGATGCCGTGATGTGCATACCCGCTCTACCTCTTCTTATGGTCGTAGTCTCTGTCACTGGAGTAGGTCTATGGCAGGTAATCGTTTCTCTGGGGGTATATTGGGGTATTGTCGGTTCCAGGCACGTAAGGAGTTTTGTTATCGGCATTAAAGAGAATGCGTATGTAGAGGCTGCGAGAGCTATTGGCTGCCCCACCAGCAGAATACTTACCCGACACATCCTGCCCAATACTATGGCGCCCACAATTATCCTATTTAGCGCACGGGTGCCGAACGCGATTCTAACTGAGGCTAGCCTGAGCTTTCTTGGCTTTGGCATCCCACCCCCACAACCCAGTTGGGGAGGCATGCTTAGTGGTGGCGGGCGCCAATATATGCCAGTGCAGCCGGGAATGGCATTATGGCCCGGCTTTGCCCTGGCTCTCGTGGTCTATGGGGTAAATCTGTTTGGCGATGCAGTGAGAGACCTACTGGACCCGAGGCTGAGGGGTGGCGTCGGGCGCTATGGGGTGAGGAAGCCGAAAAAAAGCAAAAAGGGAGACGCTGCTTATGGAACAAAACTTTAG